A portion of the Pedobacter cryoconitis genome contains these proteins:
- a CDS encoding DUF72 domain-containing protein — MEFGKVNSDQVKDIDFTLPEDGRQTSKVLNDAQSDHKAEVFIGCAKWGRKEWVGLIYPPKTKEADFLDEYVKHFNAIELNAAYYQIPSIESVRKWRKKASDNAPVDFLFCPKFPKIISHDQRLTGSEQATSEYLKAVAEFGDTLGACFLQLSESFGVKNLPVLSDYLKFLPANPKVFVELRHAQWFADPVVRQHVFELFTATKKGAVITDVSGRRDLVHMEVTIPEVFIRFIGNGIAHKKSDFARIEQWGERLRLWQKKGLQKIYFFLHQHDELDTPVLAAHTIKVFNEQLGLNIPAISLQPTLFD; from the coding sequence ATGGAATTTGGAAAAGTAAATTCAGATCAGGTAAAGGATATAGATTTTACGTTGCCTGAAGATGGAAGGCAGACTTCGAAAGTGTTAAATGATGCGCAAAGCGATCATAAGGCTGAAGTCTTTATAGGTTGTGCGAAGTGGGGCCGGAAGGAGTGGGTAGGATTAATCTATCCGCCTAAAACTAAGGAAGCGGATTTCCTGGATGAATATGTAAAACATTTTAATGCGATAGAATTAAATGCAGCTTACTATCAGATTCCTTCTATAGAGTCGGTGCGCAAATGGCGTAAAAAAGCTTCAGATAATGCACCTGTTGATTTTTTATTTTGCCCTAAATTTCCCAAAATTATCAGTCATGATCAAAGGTTGACAGGATCGGAGCAAGCTACTTCTGAATATTTGAAAGCAGTTGCCGAATTTGGAGATACATTAGGTGCTTGCTTTTTGCAATTAAGTGAAAGTTTTGGGGTGAAAAATTTACCGGTTCTATCAGATTATCTTAAATTTCTTCCTGCAAATCCAAAGGTATTTGTAGAACTAAGACATGCGCAGTGGTTTGCTGATCCGGTAGTGAGGCAACACGTTTTTGAACTCTTTACGGCCACAAAGAAGGGAGCTGTAATTACGGACGTAAGTGGAAGAAGAGATCTGGTACATATGGAGGTTACTATTCCTGAAGTATTTATCAGATTTATAGGCAATGGTATTGCGCATAAAAAGAGTGATTTTGCAAGGATTGAACAGTGGGGAGAAAGGCTCCGGTTATGGCAGAAGAAAGGGCTTCAAAAGATTTACTTTTTTCTGCATCAGCATGATGAACTGGACACCCCTGTTTTAGCTGCGCATACGATAAAGGTGTTTAATGAACAGCTGGGACTGAATATTCCGGCAATATCGCTCCAGCCTACATTGTTTGATTAG